One region of Bdellovibrio bacteriovorus genomic DNA includes:
- a CDS encoding tail fiber domain-containing protein, whose protein sequence is MNSVINLGTFWIGILVTFYISFVNAAPTTFSYQGRIVKSDNKPLQYHSVSFEFRITNPNGACVLYREQVSGIDMSNSNGIFDIPIGLGTKLFPLSSSFNLLDAFENAGTLNCEGGATYSPLSTDGRLLRVQFHDGSGWKLIAPDNIIRSVPFAAFAGKSGSSSMLGTKTEADFVLKSSIPTCGTGYVLTSTSSGILSCALASAGSGSGVSSIAASSPLSVADLGSGSYSISANVGTTAGTLAAGNDSRITNAMQTGATAGGDLSGTYPNPNVAKIQNIGVTFTSPASGQFLKYNGSQWVNATLSSADLPSGTASATGTAGAIPYFSATNTLSDSLIFQSSGRIGIGTTTPAFALDVVGDLNITGSILQGSSRLLHNYTASGTTGKNIFVGIGSGNTTMAYSSNVNNASLNTGLGADTLKSLTTGRSNVAIGTGATTSVTTGSYNVAVGVDTLSVATSAGWSTALGYKALSATTSGTSNSAMGAYALSANTTGLDNVSVGASSMLNTTTGSFNTALGGYSLGSSGTGDSNTAVGHAAMQSKSGALNTVLGKNAAKAPGSINNAVILGAGAGDVQSGSTGNILVGYQAGKTITSGSYNILLGYDIDTPAVTTNNFLNIGNMIYATNLGTGSTAATGNVGIGVTSPTEKLDVNGKVKATEFCIGGSCISSWPSGGGSGTVTNIATGTGLTGGPITATGTISIANGGVGTTQLADGAVTQNKLETVSGLTAGAYGSATAIPAITVDAKGRVTAISTNAITGLPAASGVSGKFLKSNGTAWSGQDILFSDIKNSVGGSAFNVASCAANQTVAWSSLTDSFTCQGIGSLDASAITTGTLDVARLPASVTDGVWAASSGNVYRSSGNVGIGTSSPISPLHVTGQIRSDLGLSVTSAGNIYKDASSNLAFNSATNVINFTNSALTSTYMTIASGKVGIGETNPAHKLSVKSLSQETANTDIAAAFSYMYAWPTTSSAGRFIGQFNGVENGNTAAITGELVGQANYVNNLTSPAINKITGSWSGVKNRSGGGAVATATGFQGEIENLSASTVTTAMGVQSSVTNSGSGAITNAYGLYVGDVQGTNKWSVYASDTSALNYFGGFVGIGNTTPTVALTVGSTVNGNGTILINRQNTGGNEGGEIQFAPGTNGEDNFVIDSYLAGANQLLRLRSTTNNSILNLSKTGNVGFGTATPKTRMHLKQVADNYTGGFVMEASGSSSGWNMFSNGAGTSLIFSYAGDVSNIDNFAGQHKMYVTTGGNMWIAGTLSQASDIRLKKDITPISDALNKITQLNGVTYNWKNPAADQDLQMGLIAQEVQKVFPEAVKENSDGFLSVSYSNLVAPIIQSIKELFSRSQEQEREIASLKEDNKEMKKALCELGKTAFCK, encoded by the coding sequence ATGAACTCGGTGATTAACCTCGGAACATTTTGGATTGGTATTCTGGTCACGTTTTACATTAGCTTTGTAAATGCGGCCCCGACGACATTTAGCTATCAAGGTCGAATTGTAAAGTCAGATAATAAGCCGCTACAGTATCATTCCGTTTCATTCGAATTTCGCATCACTAATCCCAATGGGGCTTGCGTGCTTTATCGTGAACAAGTGAGTGGCATCGACATGTCTAATTCGAACGGGATTTTCGATATTCCTATTGGCTTAGGCACGAAGCTTTTCCCACTTTCATCTAGCTTTAATCTTTTAGATGCGTTTGAAAATGCGGGCACTTTAAATTGTGAAGGCGGAGCCACGTACTCGCCGCTTTCGACCGATGGACGTTTATTACGCGTGCAATTTCACGATGGAAGCGGATGGAAGTTGATTGCTCCGGATAACATCATCCGCTCGGTTCCGTTTGCGGCATTCGCCGGCAAATCGGGTTCAAGCTCAATGTTAGGCACAAAGACCGAAGCGGATTTTGTTTTAAAAAGTTCTATTCCCACTTGTGGAACGGGTTATGTTTTAACTTCTACTTCCTCCGGAATTCTTTCGTGCGCCCTGGCCTCTGCTGGCTCTGGCAGCGGAGTGAGCTCTATCGCCGCATCGAGCCCTCTTTCTGTGGCAGATCTTGGAAGTGGATCCTATTCTATTTCTGCAAATGTCGGCACAACCGCGGGCACATTGGCCGCCGGAAATGATTCGCGAATTACAAACGCCATGCAAACAGGTGCTACGGCAGGCGGAGATCTTTCCGGCACCTATCCAAATCCAAACGTGGCGAAGATCCAAAACATCGGTGTGACATTTACCAGTCCCGCTTCAGGACAGTTTTTAAAATACAACGGCTCTCAATGGGTGAACGCCACCTTGTCCTCCGCGGATCTGCCATCAGGAACGGCTTCAGCCACCGGAACTGCGGGCGCCATTCCGTATTTTAGTGCCACAAATACTTTGTCGGACTCTCTGATCTTCCAATCAAGTGGACGCATCGGCATTGGCACAACCACACCGGCATTTGCGCTGGATGTTGTCGGAGATCTCAATATCACCGGAAGTATTTTGCAAGGTTCTTCTCGACTGCTCCACAACTACACAGCCTCTGGCACAACGGGAAAAAATATTTTCGTCGGCATCGGTTCAGGCAATACGACCATGGCGTATTCAAGTAACGTCAACAACGCCAGTCTTAACACCGGACTTGGAGCTGACACCTTAAAGTCACTCACCACGGGGCGCAGCAATGTGGCCATCGGTACGGGGGCGACAACATCTGTAACAACCGGTTCCTACAATGTTGCTGTTGGGGTGGATACTCTTTCAGTAGCGACTTCCGCCGGGTGGAGCACAGCTCTGGGATACAAGGCCTTAAGCGCAACAACTTCGGGAACCTCCAACTCTGCCATGGGGGCTTATGCCCTTTCGGCTAACACAACGGGATTAGATAACGTGAGTGTGGGGGCTTCTTCAATGCTAAACACCACCACCGGCAGTTTTAATACGGCCTTAGGGGGCTACAGCCTTGGAAGCTCTGGCACCGGAGACTCCAATACCGCTGTCGGTCACGCAGCCATGCAAAGTAAATCCGGCGCGCTTAATACAGTTCTTGGAAAAAATGCGGCCAAAGCACCAGGTTCCATAAATAATGCCGTGATCCTGGGCGCTGGTGCTGGTGATGTGCAATCCGGTTCTACGGGAAATATTCTTGTTGGTTATCAAGCAGGTAAAACCATCACCTCAGGGTCCTATAATATTTTGCTTGGTTACGACATTGATACTCCCGCCGTGACGACAAATAATTTCCTTAATATCGGTAACATGATCTATGCCACAAACTTAGGAACGGGATCCACAGCCGCCACGGGAAACGTCGGGATCGGTGTTACTTCCCCCACAGAAAAATTGGATGTCAATGGCAAGGTCAAGGCGACAGAGTTTTGTATTGGCGGTTCTTGTATCAGCTCTTGGCCCTCGGGTGGTGGCAGCGGAACCGTCACAAATATTGCCACCGGCACGGGCTTAACAGGGGGCCCTATCACCGCCACGGGAACTATTTCGATTGCTAACGGTGGTGTCGGTACAACCCAGCTTGCCGATGGCGCGGTCACGCAAAACAAACTTGAAACTGTGAGTGGATTAACAGCCGGTGCTTACGGCAGTGCCACAGCTATCCCGGCCATCACTGTCGATGCCAAAGGGCGCGTGACAGCGATTTCAACCAATGCGATCACCGGTTTACCGGCGGCCAGTGGTGTCAGCGGTAAATTCTTAAAATCCAACGGCACGGCGTGGTCCGGCCAAGATATTTTATTTAGTGATATTAAAAACTCTGTCGGTGGATCGGCGTTTAATGTGGCTTCTTGTGCTGCCAATCAAACTGTCGCGTGGTCTTCGCTGACAGATTCATTTACGTGCCAGGGCATTGGGTCCTTAGATGCTTCTGCCATCACAACGGGAACTTTAGATGTGGCGCGATTGCCCGCCTCGGTGACTGATGGTGTTTGGGCGGCTTCTAGTGGAAATGTTTATAGATCCTCTGGAAACGTCGGTATCGGAACGTCCTCGCCTATAAGCCCTTTGCATGTGACGGGACAAATCCGATCAGACTTAGGCTTATCCGTAACCAGTGCGGGGAATATTTATAAAGACGCTTCTAGTAATCTTGCGTTTAATTCCGCCACCAATGTTATTAATTTTACTAACTCTGCACTGACATCCACTTACATGACCATTGCTTCCGGAAAAGTAGGCATTGGTGAAACAAATCCCGCCCACAAACTTTCCGTGAAATCACTTTCACAAGAAACGGCCAACACGGATATCGCCGCCGCCTTTAGTTACATGTATGCTTGGCCGACGACTTCAAGTGCGGGCCGATTTATCGGACAATTTAATGGGGTTGAAAACGGAAATACGGCCGCTATCACTGGCGAACTTGTCGGACAAGCCAATTATGTCAACAACCTCACCTCCCCAGCAATAAACAAAATCACGGGTTCCTGGAGTGGCGTTAAAAATCGCAGCGGCGGAGGAGCCGTCGCGACGGCGACTGGTTTTCAAGGTGAAATCGAAAATCTTTCTGCAAGCACCGTCACTACCGCGATGGGTGTTCAGTCCTCAGTCACCAACTCTGGCAGCGGCGCCATTACCAATGCATATGGTTTGTATGTGGGAGACGTCCAAGGAACCAATAAATGGTCGGTTTACGCCTCGGACACTTCCGCGCTTAATTATTTTGGCGGCTTTGTGGGAATCGGAAACACGACCCCCACTGTGGCTTTGACCGTCGGTAGTACGGTCAATGGAAACGGAACGATTTTAATCAATCGTCAAAATACGGGCGGCAACGAGGGTGGAGAAATACAATTTGCTCCGGGAACTAATGGAGAAGATAATTTTGTCATCGACAGTTATTTAGCCGGCGCCAATCAGCTTCTTAGACTGCGCAGTACGACTAATAATTCTATTCTTAATTTATCTAAAACTGGGAACGTAGGTTTTGGTACGGCCACACCCAAAACCCGCATGCACCTGAAACAAGTCGCTGATAACTATACCGGCGGATTTGTGATGGAGGCCAGTGGATCTTCATCCGGCTGGAATATGTTTAGCAATGGCGCAGGGACATCCTTAATATTTAGTTACGCCGGTGACGTATCTAACATAGATAACTTCGCAGGACAGCACAAAATGTATGTCACCACCGGTGGCAATATGTGGATCGCGGGAACTTTAAGCCAAGCCTCGGACATCAGACTTAAAAAAGATATTACTCCGATCAGTGATGCCTTAAATAAAATCACGCAGCTCAACGGTGTCACTTACAACTGGAAAAACCCGGCCGCGGATCAAGACCTCCAAATGGGTCTTATCGCCCAAGAAGTGCAAAAAGTATTTCCGGAGGCGGTGAAGGAAAATAGTGACGGCTTCTTATCCGTGAGTTATTCAAATTTAGTGGCGCCGATTATTCAAAGTATCAAAGAGCTTTTCAGTCGCTCTCAAGAGCAAGAACGTGAAATCGCCTCCCTTAAAGAGGATAATAAGGAAATGAAGAAAGCCTTGTGTGAGTTAGGCAAAACTGCGTTCTGCAAATAG
- a CDS encoding tail fiber domain-containing protein, whose amino-acid sequence MTQKIPISSLMGRLLITLIFVLNVSHAFATPGTLTYQGRIVRSDGIPLEHSSVSFEFRITNPSGSCVIYREQKNGLDMTNSKGVFDTPIGDGTVLYPTDPSFNLQKSFENSGTLNCEGGTTYSPVNTDGRLLRVKFHDGSGWKSISPDNIIRTVPYAAYSAKAVSATLLGTKAETDFVLKTGIPTCGTGYVLTSTSAGVLTCTLDTGGSLSTVNSITGVPPLSAVDLGAGAYSISASIGTSAGTLAAGNDTRIVNALQSGATAGGDLSGTYPNPSVAKIQNVGIDFSTAPTTGQFLKFDGTNWVASSTLPNSISNNLWSGNGTNIYRATGLVGIGTNSPTETLDVHQNIGNTPLSATFANDATGATAHSVLFLKTASSGGDTFIRYQPDDASHIWTTGVDVSDGGKFKIAADSSNIGPGFGDILTVTTAGSVGIGTTTPSAKLHVAGSVIVGNGGETCSASLAGALRYSSSSIQFCNASTWVTLGTGSSSGTVTSVTAGTGLNGGNITTSGTISIADGGVGTTQLADGAVTSAKLETVSGLSAGSYGSATAVPAITVDAKGRVTAISTNAITGLPTASGVSGKFLKSNGTIWSGQDILFSDIKNSVGGSAFNVATCAANQTVAWSSLTDSFTCQNIGLLNASTITAGTLDIARLPSSVTDGIWSGSSGNVYRTSGNVGIGISAPTRRLHIIGDGTDYGDDLFFEGTNSETAVPQINLVRARGTTTTRNAVQAGDDLGVVAFRGYDGTTHAYGSRISGSAETTFSTAVNGSLRFLTTAAGTEAERMRLSSTGNLGIGTTTPQVKLEVSDDVSGGTGGKFLLRNPSEAVNSSSTLYFGTGIGGPTVNNLQAFIRGTVVQADPNPLKGELQFWINGGDSTAQAMTIKDNGNVGIGTTTAPSPLTVATGSAQFTSGISIMPSTHSTSRRSSILLDDWNIGQDLQGNGTKDLYFWQGSTGVTRFMINPSGNVGIGTASPLSKLHVTGGSITLDTGQGIQIGNWSAFAASSNTAFVRGDNIAFQSSAANSTYMYMNSAGNIGVGTISPGYKLDVIGNMRAYGITDSSDVRLKRDIQPLTNDLDKILNLQGVSYFWKDNETHGSRKQIGVIAQDIEKEYPELVETDKEGMKSVNYSHFIAPLIESIKTLYKQVVGIKDHQVTLERQIASKADQSEIDALKAKNLELEKQNAELKIRLDKIEEMLKSK is encoded by the coding sequence ATGACTCAAAAAATACCGATAAGTTCTTTGATGGGACGTCTTCTGATCACTCTTATTTTTGTTCTAAACGTGTCACATGCCTTCGCCACGCCGGGGACTTTAACATATCAAGGTCGTATCGTGAGATCCGACGGTATTCCTCTTGAACACTCTAGCGTCTCTTTTGAATTTAGAATCACGAATCCTAGCGGCTCGTGCGTAATTTATCGCGAACAAAAAAATGGTTTGGATATGACTAACTCCAAAGGAGTGTTCGACACCCCGATTGGGGATGGCACTGTTTTATACCCGACCGATCCCAGTTTTAATTTACAAAAATCTTTTGAGAATAGCGGGACCTTAAACTGTGAAGGTGGCACGACGTACTCGCCTGTTAATACCGACGGGCGACTTCTTCGCGTCAAATTTCATGATGGTTCTGGTTGGAAATCCATTTCACCGGACAACATCATTCGCACGGTCCCCTATGCCGCTTATTCCGCCAAAGCGGTATCGGCCACCTTACTGGGCACCAAGGCTGAAACTGATTTCGTTTTAAAAACCGGCATCCCTACTTGCGGCACAGGTTATGTCTTAACTTCCACATCGGCGGGAGTATTAACTTGTACTTTGGATACGGGCGGCTCGTTGAGTACCGTGAACTCGATCACGGGCGTGCCACCTCTTTCTGCTGTCGACTTAGGGGCCGGGGCTTACTCGATCTCTGCAAGCATCGGGACGTCCGCAGGAACTTTAGCCGCAGGCAATGACACACGCATCGTGAATGCCTTGCAAAGTGGCGCGACAGCCGGTGGGGATCTTTCAGGAACTTATCCAAATCCCTCGGTGGCAAAAATTCAGAATGTCGGAATAGACTTTTCAACGGCACCCACGACCGGCCAATTTTTAAAATTTGATGGTACAAATTGGGTGGCTAGCAGTACGCTGCCTAATTCTATTAGTAATAATCTTTGGAGTGGGAACGGCACGAATATTTATCGCGCAACGGGTTTGGTAGGTATCGGAACCAACTCCCCCACTGAGACCCTTGACGTCCACCAAAACATTGGCAACACACCTTTAAGCGCGACTTTTGCCAATGATGCCACAGGAGCCACCGCCCACAGCGTTTTATTTCTTAAAACGGCAAGTTCTGGTGGTGATACTTTTATCCGCTACCAGCCCGATGATGCCAGTCATATTTGGACGACGGGTGTGGATGTCAGCGATGGCGGTAAATTTAAAATCGCGGCCGATTCGTCTAATATCGGCCCGGGTTTCGGGGATATTTTAACGGTCACCACCGCAGGAAGTGTCGGCATCGGCACGACCACTCCCAGTGCCAAGCTTCATGTCGCAGGATCGGTGATCGTCGGTAACGGCGGGGAAACTTGTTCAGCCTCTTTAGCCGGCGCTCTTCGCTATTCTTCTAGTTCGATCCAATTTTGTAACGCTTCGACTTGGGTGACACTTGGTACGGGCTCTTCAAGCGGAACAGTGACTTCCGTGACTGCGGGCACAGGTCTTAATGGCGGAAATATCACGACCTCGGGGACGATTTCCATTGCGGACGGCGGCGTTGGCACCACTCAACTGGCGGATGGTGCTGTGACTTCGGCAAAACTTGAAACCGTGTCCGGGCTCTCCGCGGGAAGTTACGGCAGTGCCACAGCTGTACCGGCCATCACGGTGGATGCCAAAGGACGCGTGACGGCGATTTCCACTAACGCGATCACCGGTTTGCCGACCGCCAGTGGTGTCAGCGGGAAATTTTTAAAATCAAATGGAACTATCTGGTCCGGACAAGACATTTTATTTAGTGATATCAAAAATTCTGTCGGTGGTTCGGCGTTTAACGTGGCCACGTGTGCCGCCAACCAAACCGTCGCTTGGTCTTCACTGACGGATTCATTCACTTGCCAAAATATCGGGTTGTTGAACGCTTCAACCATCACCGCCGGAACTTTAGACATCGCTCGCTTACCATCTTCCGTGACTGACGGCATCTGGAGTGGTTCTAGTGGCAACGTCTATCGCACCAGCGGCAACGTGGGTATTGGCATCTCTGCCCCCACCCGTCGTCTGCATATTATTGGCGACGGAACTGATTACGGCGACGATCTATTTTTCGAAGGCACTAATTCCGAAACGGCCGTTCCTCAAATTAACCTTGTGCGCGCTCGCGGAACAACAACCACTCGCAACGCGGTTCAGGCCGGAGATGATTTAGGCGTTGTCGCCTTCCGGGGATACGATGGGACCACCCACGCCTATGGCAGCCGCATCTCAGGAAGTGCCGAGACGACATTTTCGACGGCAGTGAATGGCTCTTTAAGATTTCTAACCACCGCCGCGGGCACCGAAGCGGAGCGCATGAGACTTTCTTCCACCGGAAATCTCGGTATTGGCACGACAACTCCTCAAGTGAAACTGGAAGTGTCGGACGATGTTTCTGGCGGCACAGGCGGAAAGTTTCTTTTAAGAAATCCGTCCGAAGCCGTGAATTCAAGCTCGACGCTTTATTTTGGCACGGGAATTGGTGGGCCCACGGTCAATAATCTTCAAGCCTTTATTCGCGGCACGGTCGTTCAAGCCGATCCCAATCCGCTTAAAGGGGAGCTTCAATTTTGGATTAATGGTGGAGATTCCACCGCGCAAGCGATGACCATCAAGGACAACGGGAATGTTGGTATTGGCACGACAACAGCCCCCTCTCCGTTAACGGTGGCTACGGGCTCAGCTCAGTTCACCTCAGGAATTTCCATCATGCCCAGCACACATTCCACATCACGACGCTCTTCGATCTTGCTGGATGATTGGAACATAGGCCAAGACCTCCAAGGCAACGGAACCAAAGATTTATACTTCTGGCAAGGCTCTACCGGTGTAACGCGGTTTATGATTAATCCGAGCGGTAACGTCGGCATCGGGACGGCAAGTCCCCTCTCTAAGTTACATGTTACCGGTGGATCCATCACTCTAGATACCGGGCAAGGAATTCAGATTGGCAACTGGTCCGCGTTCGCCGCAAGTTCCAACACCGCTTTTGTTCGCGGTGACAATATCGCCTTTCAAAGCAGTGCCGCGAACTCGACATATATGTATATGAACAGTGCGGGGAATATCGGCGTGGGCACTATTTCTCCGGGCTATAAACTCGATGTCATTGGCAACATGCGTGCGTATGGAATCACGGATTCTTCAGACGTTCGTTTGAAGCGTGACATTCAACCGCTGACAAATGATTTAGATAAAATTCTAAATCTTCAAGGGGTCAGCTATTTTTGGAAAGACAATGAGACACACGGGTCTCGGAAACAAATTGGGGTTATCGCCCAAGATATTGAGAAAGAATATCCAGAGCTCGTTGAAACCGACAAAGAAGGTATGAAATCGGTCAACTATTCACATTTCATTGCTCCTTTGATTGAGTCTATTAAAACGCTCTACAAACAGGTCGTCGGCATTAAAGACCATCAGGTGACTTTAGAGCGACAAATCGCTTCTAAGGCTGACCAGAGCGAAATAGACGCCCTTAAAGCTAAAAATCTGGAGCTTGAAAAACAGAACGCGGAACTGAAAATTCGACTGGATAAGATCGAAGAAATGCTCAAATCAAAATAG
- a CDS encoding DUF4423 domain-containing protein, producing the protein MKEAWQTQFENILEKQFQDIKKRNRRFSLRTFAKTANISPTSMSFILNRTPNWSLSLERAIESLEHLKVTQEKIDHFKVIASKKLHEAAASLSEFDQNSMLTSPHYIPILLSQNLDTVPSNKVLAEKLGIEETEVLNIIENLISLGHLERVQGKVRLPAASDKLKTQDGPSNEVIRQHHAANMDIIRHSLLNDPAEARDVTSLTFTGDASQIEEVKKEIRQFYQRVHAIMNHSEKKNEIFKILVGFMPLNLHESNESL; encoded by the coding sequence ATGAAAGAAGCCTGGCAGACACAGTTCGAAAATATTCTCGAAAAACAGTTTCAAGATATAAAGAAACGCAATCGCCGCTTTTCCTTACGGACTTTCGCTAAGACGGCCAATATTTCTCCAACATCCATGTCTTTTATTTTGAACCGCACTCCGAACTGGAGTCTTTCATTAGAGCGAGCCATCGAAAGTTTAGAACACCTCAAGGTGACCCAAGAAAAGATCGACCACTTTAAAGTTATCGCCTCAAAAAAGCTTCATGAAGCCGCGGCCTCTTTGTCAGAGTTTGACCAAAACTCGATGCTTACCAGTCCTCACTATATCCCGATTCTACTTTCTCAGAATCTAGATACGGTCCCGTCAAACAAAGTCCTTGCTGAAAAATTAGGAATTGAAGAAACCGAAGTCTTAAACATCATCGAAAATCTTATCAGCTTAGGCCACTTAGAAAGAGTTCAAGGCAAAGTCCGCCTTCCCGCCGCTTCCGATAAATTAAAAACGCAAGATGGTCCTTCAAATGAGGTGATCCGTCAGCATCATGCGGCGAACATGGATATTATTCGTCATTCACTTTTAAATGATCCTGCCGAAGCGCGCGATGTGACAAGCCTCACCTTTACCGGCGATGCCAGTCAGATAGAGGAAGTAAAAAAAGAAATTCGTCAGTTTTACCAAAGAGTGCATGCGATCATGAATCATTCTGAGAAAAAGAACGAAATCTTTAAAATCCTTGTGGGCTTCATGCCACTGAACCTTCACGAATCTAATGAGAGTTTATGA